Below is a window of Phormidium ambiguum IAM M-71 DNA.
ATTATCCCCCATTAGTGCGGATGACTAATACTTGGATTGAACCGGGAAAAACACCTGTCAAAGATTTATTTAGTGATATCAAAGAAGGAGTTTATGCGCGAAATTGGTTGGGAGGAATGACCAATGGAGAAATGTTTACTTTTAGTGCTGGGGAAGCTTGGATGATCCGCAATGGAGAAATAGCTGAACCTGTGCGCGATGTGACTCTTTCGGGAAATGTGTTTACTACTTTGGCTGATATTGAAGCGATCGGCAATGATTTTTATTGGGATGAATCTGGCGGTTGTGGTAAAGGTGGACAAAGCGGTTTACCCGTTGGTTGCGGTGGCCCTTCTTTACGAATTAAAAATGTAATTGTCGGCGGAGAAGCAGCTTAAGGGGGCAGGGGGAATGGGGAGCAGGGGAGCAGGGGAGCAGGGGAGCAGGGGGGACAAGGGGACAAGGGGANCAAGGAGAATTTTTACCTTTTACCTTTCTTCCCTTCTGCCTTTTGCCTTCTGCCTTCTGCCTTCTGCCTTCTGCCTTTTACCTTCTGCCTTCTGCCTTCTGCCTTTCCCCAACAATTATTGGAGGTTGAATTATGAGAGAAACAATTGGGAAAATTTTGCCTTTAGAAAATGGCGATCGACTAACTCGTGCTGAATTTGAACGACGTTATTCTTCAATGCCTAATTTGAAAAAAGCAGAATTAATTGAAGGAGTAGTTTATATGGGATCGCCAGTTCGAGTTATTCACGGTCAACCTCATGCTCAAATTATGACTTTGTTAGGAACTTACTGGACAGCTACACCAGGAATAGCACTATTAGATAATACGACAGTTCGCCTTGATGCTGATAATGAACCTCAGCCCGACGCACTATTAAGAATTGAAAAAGGAGGACAAACAACTATTAGTGAAGATGGTTATTTAGAGGGTGCGCCAGAATTCATTGCGGAAATAGCTGCGAGTAGTGCTTCTTATGATTTACGAGATAAATTAAGAGTTTATCGTCGCAACCAAGTCCAAGAATATTTAGTCTGGCAAGTTAACGAGCAAAAAATAGATTGGTTTCGGTTAAGAGAAGGTGAATATATTGCCTTACCAAGCGATGAAACTGGAACAATTAAAAGTGAAGTTTTTCCCGGTTTATGGTTAGCAGTTCCGGCGTTAATAGCGGGGAATTTGGTTGAACTTCAGTCTGTGTTACAGACGGGTTTAGCAACATCTGAACATCAAGATTTTGTCGAAAAATTAAGAAGTTAGGGCAGCATCTATTTGTTTATAAAGAGATTCTAAGCTGTCAGAATTATCTAATATAACGTCAGCTTTTTGACACTTTTCGACGAGTGGCATTTGACTGTTAATTCTAGCTTTTGCTTGTTCTATGGTTAAGTTGTTTCGCTGCATTAGTCTTGTAATTTGTTGCTGTTCATCAACAAAGACTACCCAAATTTCCGTAACTAAGTTAGTTAATTTGGCTTCAAATAAAAGGGGAATTACTAAAATAACTGTGCTGTTTGATGGTAATTTATTCATTTCTTCAGCAAAGCGTTGTCTGACGAAAGGATGAATTTGTTGTTCCAGCCAGATGCGTTCTTCATTGTTATGAAAAACAACTTCTCCTAGTTTTTGTCGATTTAATGAACCATCAGATAAAAGGATTTCTGTTCCATAACGTTGGGCAATTTTGTTTAAAATGGGTGAATTAATTTCAACTGCTTGACGGGCATAAATATCAGCATCTAAAATTGGTAATTTATAAGTTTTGGCTAAATAGTTGGAAACAGTTGTTTTACCAGTACCAATACCACCAGTTAAACCAATTTTACGCTGTGTCATTTGTTTATTTATTTTGAATGTGAGAAATAAAGTGATTGTTAGAAGCGAGCAATTTTTCTGCGGTTTGGCGATCGATCGGTCTAGAGAAAAAGTAACCTTGACTATATTCGCATTCTAATAGTTGTAGTTGTAAAAGTTGTTCTTTGGTTTCTACTCCTTCCGCAATCACATCCATGTTTAAAATATGCGCTAAAGAAATAATGGCACGGACGATTTCTAAACTTTCGCTATCAAAACCCATTTGATTGACAAAAGAGCGATCGATTTTTAAAGTATCGATCGGTAGTTGCTGTAATCTGGCTAATGAAGAATAGCCAGTACCAAAATCATCTATAGAAAGCTGAATTCCCAAACCTTTTAATTGCTTCAACATAGCTGTTTCATAAGCTGTATTTCCGGTCAAACTACTTTCTGTAATTTCTAATTTCAAAAGTTCTCGGTTGATTTTAGTTTCTCTCAAAATTTGATCGATGCGTTCTATTAATCCTAATTGTGCTAATTGAAGTGCTGACAAATTCACACTAATTGTTAAGGGAAAGTTTTGCTGAAATTTTTGTTGCCAAATTACCATTTGTTGACAAGCTTCTTTTAATATAAACCTGTCAATTAAACTAATCAATCCCGTTTCTTCTGCTATGGGAATAAATTCTACTGGTGAAACCCAACCTCTAGTAGCATGATACCAACGCGCTAAGGCTTCAAACCCAATTAATCTACCAGTTTGAATAGAAACAATTGGCTGATAATAAACTTGTAATTCTTGACGTTCGATCGATCTTCTTAGATCGCTTTCTAACTGCAAGCGTTCTACGGCTTTTGTTTGCCATTCCGGTTCAAAAACTGCATAAAGAGTTTTACTTAAATGTTTAGATTGGTGCATCGCTGTATCAGCCGCACGCAAATAATCTTCCGGTTGTTCATAACCAATAGAACTCAAGGCAATGCCAATACTAGCATTAATAAAAACTTCTTGACCACCAAGATCGAAAGAATAGCTAAGTGCTTGGTAAATTTGCTCAGCAGTTTGAGTAGCATGGCTAGTTTTTGGCAAGTTGGTTAACAAAATGGCAAACTCATCTAATCCTACTTGGGCAACAATTGATTTTTTATTTAATTCAGCATCGCTGGTAGGATCGTTGCGATTCAAATTGTCTTGAAATGCAGGTCGATCGGACAGTAAATAATTTGCTTCAAAATCAACATTAAAATTAGAAAAACTACTATTTTGCAAACAATTTTGGATTCGTTCAGCAGCAGCTATCAATAAGCGATCGGCTAAATGATGCCCTAAACTAAATTTCACCATTTGTAATCTGTCTAAGTTTAGAAATAAAACCGCAAATAAACCAAGCTGATTATGTTTGGCTAAATTAATAGTTTGTTCAAGTAACTTAAGAAAGAAAGTACGATTTGGCAATCCTGTAATTGGATCGTAATAGGCATATCGCTGTAATTTTTCTTCTGCTTGTTTGCAGTCGGAAATATCAGTTAAAGTTCCCACATAACCAGTTATTTCTCCATTTGACCCATATTCAGGAATTGCCTGACCAAAAACCCAAGTAACAGTACCATTAACATTCAATAAACGACATTCTGATTGGAAAGGTAAATTGTCTCTAATCGCTTGTTTCCATTGGGTAACAATTTTTTCTCGATCGTCAGGATGAATCGCTGCTTCCCACGTATGTTGCAAAGATTCCGCAACGGAAAGTCCACTAATTTCACACCAGCGATCGTTAACATATAAACATTGCCCACTACTATTTGTATGGAATATTCCCACAGGAGATATTTGGGCTAATTTGTGATAACGAGATTCGCTTTCTTTCAGTGCATCTTCTGCTAATTTCCGTTCAGTTATATCTTGCACCATTGATAGATAATTTATGACTTGATTCTGATTATTTTTTAACGGTGTATTATGCCATTCACAAATAATTACCCGCCCATCTTTGGTTAAATTTTCCATTAAACTATGATCTGTTGTTTCTCCGGCGGCTAGTTGCTGGCGAACTTTTTGGGTAAAAATTCTCGAAGCAGGAGGAATCAGTAATTCATCAATGTATTTACCTAAAACTTCTGGTTTAAGATAACCAAAAATTTTTTCGGCTGCGGGATTCCAATCGATAATTTTAAAGTTTTTATCTTTAAGAATACAACCAATAGGCATTCGATCGATCTGCAATTGCAATCGTTCTTGTAATTGCTTAGTTTCTGCGTAAAGTTGGAATTCTGCTGAATTAACTAGACTAATATCATTTGCTTGTTTCTGTACTGTAATGTCTTTGGCTATGCCAAGTAAACCAATAACTTCTCCTTGAGAATTTCGATAGACATCTTTTTTGGTATGATAAATTTGTCTATTATTATTAATATAAACAACTTCCTCTAAAATTTCCGATCGACCGTTACCCATAATTCTTCGGTCATTTTCCATGATTTGTTTCGCTATTTCAGGGCTAAAAATTGCTGTATCATCTTTGCCAATAATTTCTCCTACTGGCTTACCCAAAATTCTCGCCATTACAGAGTTAACTATTAGATATTTCCCCTGAATATCCTTGATAAAAATAGCATCTGTACTAGCTTCGATTACTGATTGGAGAATCTCGCTATTTTCTGAAGAAGTAAGTTTCATTACTTTGCATTACTAATATTTTTCAGATTAGGCATCAATCAATCGTAAATTGGCTTACTTTTTTAAACCATCATCTGCTTATTTTCTACATATTTAACAATTGCTTCACTTAATCCACCCAGCGTGTATTCTGTAGCTTCGATATCTACTTTTCCGAATAATTGTTGGCAGGTTTTTGAGGTTTGCGGCCCGATCGAAGCGATAATAAATTTTTCTAACTTCTCTACAGGTAATTTATCTTGTACTAACTGATAAAAATATTGCACAGTTTTGGAACTTGCAAAAGTAATTATATCAATAGTTTGCTGCTGTAATGCTTGTAAAACTTCGGGGGTAATTGCACTCGGACAACCAGATTGATAAGCTGGAACTTCGACTAATTCTGCACCTTTGGCAGTTAATTCTTGCACTAAAACTTCTCTACCACCTGTTTCCACTCTGGGAAAAAGAATTTTTTGATTTGGTAATTGTTCGGGGAAATTTTCTACTAAAGAATCGGCAACGAAATTAGGCGGAATAAAGTCAGCAGATAAACCATATTGTTCCAGAGATGCCGCAGTTTTTTTGCCGACAACTGCAATTTTAACTCCAGCTAAAGCAGAGACATCTTTTCCTTTATCTTGCAATCGGCTAAAGAAGTAATCTACACCGTTAGTCGAAGTCAGAATCAACCAATTAAAAGTATGTAAATTAGCGATCGCTTCATCCAAAGCAAACCAACTTGAAGGCGCAGTAATTTCTAAAGCTGGCATCTCAATCACCATTGCGCCTTGCCGTTGCAATAAATGGCAAAAATCGCTAGATTGTCCAGCAGCACGAGTTACTAAGATTGTTTTGTCTGTTAAAGGAAGTTTGGGTTGAAGATGACTCACGGTGTTATTGCTTCGAGACAGAATTTTGATAATTTAGCAGCTTAACTTATTATCTATCAGAATATATAATCTGAATCACTCGTTTGCAAATAGGGGCGTAACCCTACAACTTCACCAATGACGATAACTGCGGGAGACAGAGAAACCCCAGAAGTTAATTGCACAATAGTTTTTAGTTCTCCCGTCCAAACTTGTTGTCCGGGATGTCCCGCCCAACGAATTACCGCGATCGGAGTTTTTGCCGATCGTCCAAACCTCAGCAACCTAGTCACAATTTCCTCAAGATTTCTTCCTCCCATCAAAATCACCAATGTTTCCATCTGGGAGATTGCTTCCCAATCTAACTCATCTGGTTCATGGGCGCTAAAAACAGTAAAACTGCGACTTAATACAGGATCGGTTAAAGGAATTCCGGCTAATAAAGGCGCGGCTAAAGCAGAAGAAATTCCTGGGATTACTTCAAATTTACACCCAGCACTTTTCAATGTTTGTATTTCGGAAGTAGTCCGACCAAAAATGAATGGATCGCCACTTTTTAGCCGAACTACTTGTTTACCTTGCTGACATTGTTCAACTAACAAACTATTAATTTCTGCTTGTTTAGTGCTGGGTTTACCACCACGTTTTCCGACATCAAACAGGCAACAATTTGCTGGTACTAACTGCAAAAGTTGGGCATCTACTAAAGCATCATAAATCAATACTTCTGCTTGCATTAACACTTTTTGCGCCCGCACAGTCAAGTAATCTAAATCACCGGGTCCCGCACCAACAATATAAACTTTGCCTGTTTGGATAGACATAAAATTATTGCTTGCTGCTGAGTTGTTGGATCATCATATCAATTTTTTGGGCTTCCTCAGTTTTCCCCTGAGTTGTAAATAACTCTTTCGCTTTTTGCAAACTGCTCATTGCTTCATTTTTTTGTCCCTTTTCAGCTAACCCGATCGCTAAAACATAATGCGCTGGAGCAAAATCCGGTTTGAGACTAATTGCTTCTTTAGATAAAGAGATCGCTTCATCAATTTTCTTGTCTCTACCTAAAGCGAAAGCTAATTTTAACTGTGTATCTATTTGAGGTTCGGTTTGTCCCTTGGCTTTAAAAAGCTCTCTAGCTTTTCGTAAATTAGCGATCGCTACACTATTATTTCCCTGTTGTGTTGCCACTTCCGCTAAAATCAAATGAGCCGGAGCAAAATCAGGCTTTAATTTCAAAACTTCTCTAGCTTGAGTATTAGCTTCGGCGTATTTTTTTTGTTGTCCGAAAACCATCGCCAATTGCATTTGTGTTGCAGCTAATTGGTCATTTTGTTTTTGTTTTTTAAACAAATCCCTAGCTTTTTGTAAACTAGTTATCGCTTCCTCTGGTTTATTTTGACGCAAAGCAATTTCCGATCGCAAAATATGCGCTGGCGCAAAATCAGATTTTAGTGCGATCGCTTCCTTAATTTGAGTACTTGCTTCATCAAATTTGCCTTGTCTACCTAACAAACTAGCCAATTGAACTTGCACGCCCGCAGCCTGTTCGGTTTGCCCTTGTTTCTTCCACAAACCTTGCGCTTTTTTCAAACTTGCGATCGCTTCATCCACCTTACCTTGTTCCGACAAACCCGCCGCTAATACAATATGAGCAGGTGCCAGATCTGGCTTCAACCGAACAGCTGTTTGAGATTGTGCGATCGACTCATCAATTTTCTTTTGTTGACCCAAAGCCACAGCCAACTTCATCACCGTTTCTACATCATCAGACTTCAAACGCAAAGCTTCCCGATACTGAGAAGTCGCCTCATCCAACTTACCCTGACGCTGCAACAACACCCCTAAATTAGAATGAACCTCTGGATTTTTCGGATCTAACTGAATAGATTTCCGCCAAAACTCTTCCGCATTTTTCAAATCACCTTGCTGAACGCTAGCAATTCCCTTTTGATAAAAATCAGCCGCACTACCAGGCGCAGGCGTAGCCGCAGTTGGACTTGGCTGACCAATATTACCCGGTTGACCAAAAATATTATTCGATTGACTAATCCCTGGAATAGTTTCTCCAGTTGCAGACCCAGTACTCGTACCCGGACTAACTTGTACAGTAGTAGTACCCGGACTAACTTGTACAACACTCGGCGTATTCTCCGCAGTCGGAACAATCACAGTACTAGGAACAGGTGTCGCCGCAGTTGTTGTAGTAGGTTGTTGAGTAGTAGCAACATTTGTTGAGTTCGACGGCGAAGAAGAACAACCAAACCCAGCAAACCCAAAGCAAAGTACACTAATCAGCAACAGGTAAATAGAATTGTGTTTTTCAGACATTCTTAAACAAACGTTTTAACTATAGCTCTTAGCCTAGTTTAAGCTCTCAAGTAAAAATCAGACAGAAGAAAGGCAGAAGGCAGAAGGCAGAAGGTAAGAAAGGCAGAAGGCAGAAGGCAGAAGGCAGAAGGTAAAAGGTAAAAATCAAATTTCCTTGTCCCCTTGTCTCCCCTGCTCCCCTGCTCCCCTGCTNNNNNNNNNNCTCCCCTGCTCCCCTGCTCCCCTGCTCCCCTGCTCCCCTGCTCCCCTGCTCCCCCCTGCCCCCCTGCCCCCCTGCCTTGATCAGCGCCACTTCAAGAGACTAGATAACCGAAAAGGTTCCTTAGCAGGAGTAGGTTGAGGGTAGCCACCGCGTAATAATGTCCAAGTAATACTATTAACGATGCCGTTATCTTTTAATTTATGTTTTAGTTGAAAGTCCTTAATCGCTAACTTAGTATTCCGATCGAAAATTCCAGTTCGGCTGACTTCATAACCATTAACTTGCAACAGTCCCTGTAATTCATAAACATCATTGCCACTGTAACCCAGTCTGAGGACACGGGCACCAGGTTGCACTGTGGACTTCAATGCCGCCCAAGTTTGTGGCCCAACTACGCCATTAATTCTTAAGCCGTGTTTTTTTTGAAAAGACCTGACAGCTGCTTCTGTCAAACTGCCAAAATCTCCATCAATAATTCTAATTGTGTAACCGTGAGCGCGTAAAAGTCCTTGTAATTCTGCTACTGCTGGGTCAAAATCCCAAGGATGTAGTTCTTTTCCAGTGAACGCCGCATCACAGGCGGTATCTGTAATTTGCTGATTCATACTCATTGTAGTCACCTCCGCCGTAGGTTTTTACTTTATGTTTGTTTGGCAGCACAAAGCTGACAATGTAATATATTCCGTTGTATTAATAAAATTATTCTCGGAAAAAGTCTCTATCTCTGGAGAGAAGGCCGCGATTTCCTATCCCTACTCTAGTAGTTTTGTCGAGTAAATACCAGCTTTAACAATCAAAATTTTGGGAATTAAAAGAAAGGACAGTTGCATTATCTGCTACTGTCTCTATGTTGCTCTTGCTATCTACTGCTAGCATCGTCAAATAAATTTTCTAAAAAACTTTTACCAAGAATTTCTTCGCTCGTTGCGATCGTCCTCGTAGTATTCTTCATTACCACGCTCACCACCACCGTACATGACATCATCAGCGGGGTCGCCATAAGGGTCTTCACTGGCAGGTCGCACATTCCCAAACATTCCTACATCAGCCGGGTCGCCATACGGGTCTTCGCTGGCAGGTCGCACATCACCAAACATTCCTACATCAGCCGGGTCGCCGTAGGGGTCTTCACTTGCAGGTCGCACATCACCAAACATTCCTACATCAGCCGGGTCGCCGTAGGGGTCTTCACTTGCAGGTCGCACATCACCAAACATTCCTACATCAGCCGGGTCGCCGTAGGGGTCTTCACTTGCAGGTCGCACATTACCATACATTCCCTCATCAGCCGGGTCGCCGTATGGGTCTTGGCTAGCTGGATATACTTCTTGGTCTTCTTCATTGTTAGAACCAAAAGCGGCTTCTGCCATTTTTCTGAAAAATCCATCTACCATGATTCTTCTCCTATCTGAATTTTTTAACTCCAATGACTATGTAGATGGTTAAATTTCCACATAGACTTTAAATTTGTTGTACTAATTCGCTGATGAATTCCCCTAAATAATTAGATGCCTAAAATACTTTTCAATCAGCTATTGTGCCGGAACTAAGTCAGTGAGATCTCTGCCTGTAGTTCTGCCGTTGTAACCTTGAAAGTCTTGGTATTGTCGGGCTTGTTCTTCGGGTACTCGAATACCACCAGGCGGTGGTGTTACCCATTGAGCGCGACCCTCAGCATCACGATAGTATACTCGCCCATTCTTGGACAGGTAGTACCTACCTTTTGCTCCTTGTTCTTTCTTATTTTTGTGCTGATTGTATAGGTAGAAAAGGGCGGCTGCTCCAGCTAAAATTGCTACTTTTTGTCCGGTGGATAATCCTTGTTTGGCTTGGGTTGGGGTTGGTCTTGCTGGAGTAGGTCTATTAACAACGGGGTTCGTTTGTCTCCCAGCAGGTGCGTTGTTCACAGGGGGTTGATTTAATGTATCTGAGCCTGCACAAGAAGCAAATAATGGTGCTGAAAGTGTTGTTATGAGGAAAAGAGCTACAGTTTTTGTTAACTGTTTATATTTTAGCTGGATGTTATCTACCATGATTGACCTAAGTAATTGGGGGAATAATTTTGGGCGAATAGGATATCATGAACGCGATGATTTGTTAATTTACTATGTTGCCCATAATACCTAGTAATTTTGAGGAAATTTTGACTCGATCGATAAATGATGAAATTGTTGGACTCGGAAAAAGTTTCAACTAATTTCGCTCGATCGCTAATTATTCGCTTTGACTTTAATATTGTTGGCTAGGCGGACTCGATACCTCTAACTACAGATAGAAAAGCTACTCATTCTCCAGCATGAAGCCGCTGTTTACTTGATTAGACAAGCTAGGGGAAAAAGAAGATATTCTAAGAAGAACAGTTTCCAAATAAATTGATAAAAGTTGGCGATCGCAATTTTATCGTGTAAATCTACTTGGCGACTTTGCCACCAAAGTAATCCTAATGTAAATAAGTGAGTAATGACGAGAAATTCTGTATTAACTGAAGGTAGCCACAAAGTTGCTGCCATTACCATGCCTAAGTAGCAGATAGTTAATAGCCAAAGCGAGAAGTTGAAGACGGTTTTTTGTCCTAGTTTAATTGTGAAGGTAGTAATGTTGTATTGTTTGTCGCCTTCCAAATCCGGGATGTCTTTAAAAATGGCGATCGCAATCGTAAAGACTAAAATAAATAAGGTTAATGCCCAAACTTCTGGGGAAATTACGCGCTCGGCTTGCAGAACCCAACGAAAATGTAAAAATAGTCCTAAATTGACGATCGCTCCCCGCACTGTAAAAATACAAATTGCTGCCCAAAAAGGAAACCGCTTTAAGCGAATCGGCGGTAATGAATAAGCTGTACCAATAATTAAACTAATTGCCACCATTGCTAAAAGAAATGGCCCCATTAATCCGGCTATTAATAAGGCTGACATTCCCGAAAATGCGATAATTAAGATTGCTTGTTTGCGAGTAAATTCTCCGGCAGCTAAGGGTAAATGTGGTTTGTTAATTTGGTCAATTTCTACATCTTCTACTTGATTTAACCCAACTATATAAATGTTGCCAAAAATGCAAGCTATCCAAGCTGCGAATAATTGCCAAATTAGGGATAAATTAATGTTATGATTTACGGATGCGATCGCTATTAAATACAACCCGATCGCACTGCAAGTAGTCCCAATTACAGTGTGAGGACGGGAAAATTTCCAATAAGGATAAAACCAAGGTTTTGCAGATTGATGGCTGGCAGATTCGCTCGGAGCAGTAGGAAAAGAGGAAGTTTTTTGCCAAGTTTCTTTCATGATTTTCTCGATCGCATTTCAGCCTTGATTTTAATCTAAATTTCAATTAAAAAATAACTTCTGACTCTGGTTTTTATTTAAGATTACTTCTGTTAAAATAAAGATTTTTAGCATATTGTTTTTCCAGTGCGACAGAAGTAGAGACGCTGCGAGCAACGTCTCTACAGAGCTAATTATTTTTGCCCACAAAGCAAGCCAAATCTAATTAACCCGCTTTCATATCCGCGTTGCATTAAACCTAAAGACATTGCGCCTTGAATAGTAGACCAACCAGAGAACAGCAAGGCAATGAGTACTTCTAAATTAAAAGCTGAATCAATCACGACATTCCAAAAAGGTGCGACAGCTTTTGACCAATCTGCGGTGCGGATATTTTGGAAAGATAGATTTTGAGCGATCGCTTCATATTCTGGCAAAGAAATCACAAAAGGTAAACAATAAACCCGATAAATTTCTGCCAAATGATGTAGTTCATCAGGGGTTAATGGTTGATTTGGTGACTTAGTGGGCCGATGACACCAAGTAGCCATTAAAAAAGTTCCCCCTGGTTTTAATACTCGATAACATTCTCGTAAAAATTGCTCTTTATCTGCCATGTGTTCGCCACTTTCCATTGACCAAACCAAGTCAAAAGAATTATCAGCAAAAGGCAATTGCAAAGCATCTGCGACCAAAAACTCGGTTTTTTCACTCATTCCGGCTATTTCCGCCCGTTCTTTCGCCCTAGCCGCTTGTACCGGACTTAAGGTAATACCTGTAGCTGTAGCGTTGTATTTTTGCGCCAAATATAAAGAACTTCCACCAATACCGCACCCAACATCCAAAATTTGCTCCGCTTGTTGTATTTCCGACCATTTGAGAACTTCTTCAATCAAATCAATTTGCGCCTGACGACGTTCTTTTTTGATGTTTCCTTCAGAACCGTAGTAACCGTGGTGCATGTGTTCGCCCCACACCTTTTCCCAAAGTCCAGAGGAAGCATCGTAAAATTCCTGAATTCTTTGATTTAGAGTTGATGGCATAAAAGCTCTCTCTTTGTTAAGTTCTGTAACATTAAGAATTAGCCTAACAGAGGATGTTATTCAATTTCAGATTTTAGATTTTAGATCAAAGTACTCAGAAAGCAGTAAGCTGCAAAAAGAATACTAAGTAAATACTCGATGACCATATCTAGAACTATTTGTTTAGGTTTTCTCGCTGTCATTACTGTCGGAACGCTTCTATTAATGATGCCTTTCTCTACAAGCAGTGGGAATTGGAACGATCCGATCGTGGCATTATTTACAGCTACTTCTGCGGTTTGTGTGACTGGTTTAGGAGTGGTAGATACGGGAACTTATTTTTCTTTTTGGGGACAGTTGTTTTTACTTGCCTTAGTTCAAATTGGGGGACTGGGGTATATGACAACCACAACTTTTCTCATTTTGTTGGTGGGACGTAGGTTTGATTTACGGCATAAAATGGCAATTCAACAAGCTTTGGATCGCCCTGGATTGCAAGAAGCTCCTCAAGTAATTCGCTCAGTTATCGCTACGACGATGCTTTTTGAAATTACAGGAATTTTCCTATTAATGCCAGTATTTGTTCCTAAATACGGGCCTAGTCAAGGTTTGTGGTTGTCAATTTTTCACAGCATTAATTCTTGGAATAATGCTGGGTTTAGTTTATTTAAGGACAATTTTATTGGCTATCAATCCTCGGTTTTGTTAATTGTTGTAGTCACGGGGTTGATTTTTTTTGGGGGAATTGGTTATCAGGTTATTTTTGAGCTTTTTTTGTGGTTGCGCGATCGCATTCAAGGCAAAAAAGCTTGTGTCAGATTTTCTTTGAATTTTAAAGTTGCCCTAAGTACAACTTTAGTACTTTTAGCATTTGGTACAGTTGCTTTCTTTTTCATTGAATGGAAAAATCCCGCAACCTTTGGTTCAATGAATTTTGGTCAGCAATTACTCAATGCTTGGTTTCAATCTGTAACGCCAAGAACGGCAGGGTTCAACACTATTGACATCGGAAAAATGACTACAGCTGGGTTATTTTTAACCATTGCTTTGATGTTTATTGGTGCTAGTCCAGGCGGTACGGGAGGAGGAATCAAAACTACCACTATGCGGGTGCTTACTAATGCCACAAAAGCCATTTTACAAGGGAAAGAAGAAGTTATTTTGTATCAACGAGAGGTCGCAATTTCGTTAATTTTAAAAGCAATTGGCGTGCTGATCGGTTCAGTTGCTACAGTACTTCTGGCAACAATTTTAATTTCCCTCAGCGATCCAGAATTAAACTTTATCCAAATTCTGTTTGAGGTGGTTTCTGCTTTTGCCACAGTGGGTCTTTCTACTGGAATTACTGCTCAAGTTTCAGTAGCAGCAAAAGTAATTTTAATTTTGACAATGTACATCGGTCGGGTAGGAGTATTGTTATTTATGGCAGCACTTTTAGGCGA
It encodes the following:
- a CDS encoding TrkH family potassium uptake protein encodes the protein MTISRTICLGFLAVITVGTLLLMMPFSTSSGNWNDPIVALFTATSAVCVTGLGVVDTGTYFSFWGQLFLLALVQIGGLGYMTTTTFLILLVGRRFDLRHKMAIQQALDRPGLQEAPQVIRSVIATTMLFEITGIFLLMPVFVPKYGPSQGLWLSIFHSINSWNNAGFSLFKDNFIGYQSSVLLIVVVTGLIFFGGIGYQVIFELFLWLRDRIQGKKACVRFSLNFKVALSTTLVLLAFGTVAFFFIEWKNPATFGSMNFGQQLLNAWFQSVTPRTAGFNTIDIGKMTTAGLFLTIALMFIGASPGGTGGGIKTTTMRVLTNATKAILQGKEEVILYQREVAISLILKAIGVLIGSVATVLLATILISLSDPELNFIQILFEVVSAFATVGLSTGITAQVSVAAKVILILTMYIGRVGVLLFMAALLGDPRPTSVHYPEETLLVG
- a CDS encoding homogentisate phytyltransferase: MKETWQKTSSFPTAPSESASHQSAKPWFYPYWKFSRPHTVIGTTCSAIGLYLIAIASVNHNINLSLIWQLFAAWIACIFGNIYIVGLNQVEDVEIDQINKPHLPLAAGEFTRKQAILIIAFSGMSALLIAGLMGPFLLAMVAISLIIGTAYSLPPIRLKRFPFWAAICIFTVRGAIVNLGLFLHFRWVLQAERVISPEVWALTLFILVFTIAIAIFKDIPDLEGDKQYNITTFTIKLGQKTVFNFSLWLLTICYLGMVMAATLWLPSVNTEFLVITHLFTLGLLWWQSRQVDLHDKIAIANFYQFIWKLFFLEYLLFPLACLIK
- a CDS encoding methyltransferase domain-containing protein; translated protein: MPSTLNQRIQEFYDASSGLWEKVWGEHMHHGYYGSEGNIKKERRQAQIDLIEEVLKWSEIQQAEQILDVGCGIGGSSLYLAQKYNATATGITLSPVQAARAKERAEIAGMSEKTEFLVADALQLPFADNSFDLVWSMESGEHMADKEQFLRECYRVLKPGGTFLMATWCHRPTKSPNQPLTPDELHHLAEIYRVYCLPFVISLPEYEAIAQNLSFQNIRTADWSKAVAPFWNVVIDSAFNLEVLIALLFSGWSTIQGAMSLGLMQRGYESGLIRFGLLCGQK